In Rhodopirellula islandica, a single window of DNA contains:
- a CDS encoding hydantoinase B/oxoprolinase family protein, with the protein MNTEPIEVWVDVGGTFTDCLVRQTHPDGHRQRDAIKVLSSGLVSVRVVDHSDDFTHVDVELPPRFAIDGFWESAKLFEQGESALEGDLFTVLGCQRKSANTVRLQLNQPANQVRHDQSWVLDARIESPILATRVLLACPLPQPLPALSIRMGTTRGTNALLTRNGAPTALLITEGFADLLQIGTQDRPDLFALDIVKPEPLATRTMEVRGRLDAQGGELIPLDESHLRSGLQDLKASSPEDLVLAICLLHSHRNETHERTVQRIAKEVGFKDVIRSTEVAAVPRIVPRAETTTLDAYLLPILEAYVARVWEQFGGEATCHLRWMTSGGNLVASAGFRGKDSVLSGPAGGVVALGEVAKQCGVSGAVGLDMGGTSTDVSRFEGTVGRRQESMIGGIRVLTPMMDIHTIASGGGSVCAIHEGRLTVGPDSAGAFPGPACYGHGGPLTITDVNVLLGRLPIDRFPFPLNLKAAQNALQQTHQQLPSDSTLSPEQLADGFLQLAVTQMAEAVRVVTTAAGSDARQMALVGFGGAAGGHLCQVADSLEMSHVIDHPDSGLLSAVGMGAAPIGRIASQSLQLTIASAVPDGAPPHANRTLSQDAISPLESAANDTLLQCQAQLREEENISPDTPLQIVHQCDARPLGTQSTLPVDLFPLETLPARFDAKHQITFGYRRDSMPLEVVTVRCEATLERNANQTNHLDPQDNSENSPAASVTHAKPETISMWVQGADRNVDLWDRETLKTGQTLIGPAVVTGPYSVLVVEPDWTATLSAEGILEIHKTKSPRVEETPLPAADKLNDTIAMEIAARRVQGIAESMGEVIRRTSVSVNVKERRDYSCAVFLGDGSLVANAPHVPVHLGAMSHTVRSLIADYPEMSPGDSYLSNDPYAGGSHLPDITVVTPVFCDENASGSSRPKDWPCDFFVASRCHHAEIGGMVPGSMAPAATCLAEEGVVLHNECLVRSGKSHHPRIRELLSTATYPSRNVEENMADIAAAEAAGQAGANRIQALADSMTKSRLMDLLKQLLHVAGEATATWIATLGTEPRVFEDSLDDGTPLRVTLQPDQSTGRLQIDFTGTGPVHPNGFNATPSIVTAAVLYVLRCVVPGELPLCDGVLKRIELVIPPGLLAPPAGDTPENSPAVVAGNVETSNRVVDVLLGALGVAAASQGTMNNLLLGDETFGYYETIGGGAGATATQAGADAVHTHMTNTRITDPEILESRLPIRLWRFAIRRGSGGAGQNRGGDGMIREMEFLRPLTLSLITSRRTTRAYGIQGGQPGQSGRQTLIHQSQRTELPFATSREVEAGDRLVMETPGGGGYGKERPAD; encoded by the coding sequence ATGAACACTGAACCGATTGAAGTCTGGGTTGATGTCGGCGGCACCTTCACGGATTGCTTGGTCCGACAAACCCATCCAGACGGACATCGCCAACGCGACGCGATCAAAGTCCTCAGCAGTGGATTGGTGTCGGTTCGAGTGGTGGACCACAGCGACGACTTCACGCACGTGGATGTCGAACTCCCACCACGATTTGCCATCGATGGCTTCTGGGAATCCGCCAAACTTTTCGAGCAAGGTGAATCAGCGTTGGAGGGTGACTTGTTCACCGTACTGGGTTGCCAGCGAAAATCCGCGAACACCGTTCGACTGCAATTGAACCAACCGGCCAATCAAGTTCGCCACGATCAAAGTTGGGTGCTCGATGCTAGGATCGAATCGCCCATCCTGGCAACTCGAGTGTTGCTGGCTTGCCCATTGCCGCAGCCACTCCCAGCGCTCTCCATTCGCATGGGAACAACTCGTGGCACCAATGCCTTGCTGACCCGCAACGGTGCCCCGACCGCTCTGTTGATCACCGAAGGATTTGCGGACCTGCTGCAGATCGGAACCCAAGACCGCCCCGATCTGTTCGCCTTGGACATCGTCAAACCCGAACCTTTGGCGACTCGAACCATGGAAGTTCGCGGCCGACTGGATGCCCAGGGTGGCGAACTGATCCCGCTCGACGAATCCCATCTCCGCTCCGGTTTGCAGGATCTCAAAGCGTCCAGCCCAGAGGATCTGGTGCTGGCGATCTGCTTGTTGCACTCCCATCGCAACGAAACTCACGAGCGGACCGTTCAGCGAATTGCGAAAGAAGTCGGGTTCAAAGATGTGATTCGATCGACCGAGGTCGCAGCGGTGCCTCGAATTGTCCCGCGAGCCGAAACCACGACACTCGACGCGTACCTGTTGCCCATTTTGGAAGCGTACGTGGCGCGTGTGTGGGAGCAATTCGGTGGCGAAGCAACCTGCCATCTGCGTTGGATGACCAGCGGAGGCAATCTCGTCGCCTCCGCTGGTTTCCGCGGCAAAGACAGTGTGCTGTCGGGTCCCGCCGGCGGTGTCGTGGCACTCGGTGAAGTCGCCAAGCAGTGTGGCGTCTCCGGAGCAGTCGGGCTCGACATGGGCGGCACCAGCACCGATGTCAGCCGCTTCGAAGGAACGGTTGGACGACGACAAGAAAGCATGATCGGTGGCATCCGCGTGCTGACCCCGATGATGGACATTCACACGATCGCCTCCGGTGGCGGGTCAGTCTGTGCGATCCACGAGGGCCGCTTGACGGTCGGGCCTGACAGTGCCGGAGCATTCCCCGGACCGGCGTGCTACGGGCACGGTGGACCTCTGACGATCACCGACGTCAACGTTTTGCTGGGTCGACTGCCAATCGATCGTTTCCCATTTCCACTGAACTTGAAAGCCGCACAAAACGCACTGCAGCAAACCCACCAACAATTGCCAAGCGACAGCACACTCAGCCCCGAACAACTCGCAGATGGATTTCTGCAACTGGCGGTCACGCAAATGGCCGAAGCCGTTCGAGTCGTCACCACTGCCGCAGGAAGTGATGCCAGACAGATGGCGTTGGTTGGATTCGGCGGTGCTGCGGGCGGCCATCTTTGCCAGGTCGCTGACTCATTGGAAATGTCTCACGTGATCGACCATCCTGATTCGGGATTGCTCTCAGCAGTCGGAATGGGCGCGGCACCGATTGGACGCATCGCGTCCCAGTCTTTGCAACTCACGATCGCATCCGCCGTGCCGGACGGTGCACCCCCACACGCCAACCGAACACTGAGCCAGGACGCGATCTCGCCACTGGAATCGGCCGCGAACGACACACTGCTTCAATGCCAGGCTCAACTCCGCGAAGAAGAAAACATCTCGCCGGACACGCCACTGCAAATTGTCCATCAATGCGATGCACGTCCACTGGGAACTCAGTCGACATTGCCAGTCGATCTGTTTCCATTGGAAACCCTCCCCGCTCGGTTCGATGCCAAACACCAAATCACGTTTGGCTACCGTCGCGACTCCATGCCGCTCGAAGTGGTCACCGTTCGCTGCGAAGCCACGCTGGAACGAAATGCCAACCAGACCAATCACCTCGACCCACAGGACAACTCCGAGAATTCCCCCGCCGCGTCTGTCACTCACGCGAAGCCTGAAACGATCTCGATGTGGGTCCAGGGTGCTGATCGAAACGTCGACCTCTGGGACCGTGAAACGTTGAAGACCGGTCAGACCCTCATCGGACCGGCGGTGGTGACGGGCCCTTATTCTGTCTTGGTGGTGGAACCGGACTGGACCGCCACCCTGTCCGCCGAAGGGATCTTGGAGATTCACAAAACCAAATCCCCGCGTGTCGAGGAGACCCCACTTCCAGCCGCTGACAAACTAAATGACACCATCGCGATGGAGATCGCCGCGAGACGCGTGCAAGGGATTGCCGAATCGATGGGCGAAGTCATCCGTCGAACCAGCGTCAGCGTGAATGTCAAAGAACGCCGTGACTACAGTTGCGCCGTGTTCTTGGGCGATGGATCCTTGGTCGCCAACGCACCCCACGTGCCAGTTCACTTGGGGGCGATGAGTCACACGGTTCGCAGTTTGATCGCGGACTACCCGGAGATGTCACCGGGTGACTCGTACCTCAGCAACGATCCCTATGCCGGTGGTTCGCACCTGCCTGACATCACTGTGGTGACCCCCGTTTTTTGCGACGAAAACGCGTCCGGTTCGTCGCGTCCCAAGGATTGGCCCTGCGACTTCTTCGTCGCCTCACGATGCCATCACGCCGAAATCGGTGGCATGGTCCCGGGATCCATGGCCCCCGCAGCCACCTGTCTGGCAGAAGAAGGCGTGGTGCTGCACAACGAATGCCTGGTCCGCAGCGGGAAGTCTCACCACCCAAGAATTCGCGAACTGCTTTCCACCGCCACGTACCCTTCTCGAAACGTGGAGGAAAACATGGCCGACATCGCGGCGGCGGAAGCGGCAGGGCAGGCCGGTGCGAATCGAATCCAGGCCTTGGCTGATTCGATGACCAAGTCTCGCCTGATGGATCTGCTGAAGCAGTTGCTGCATGTCGCGGGAGAAGCCACCGCGACCTGGATCGCCACGCTGGGAACCGAGCCTCGCGTTTTCGAAGATTCACTCGACGACGGCACGCCCCTGCGAGTCACCCTGCAGCCGGACCAATCGACCGGACGGTTGCAAATCGATTTCACTGGAACGGGTCCGGTCCATCCCAACGGGTTCAATGCCACACCATCGATCGTGACCGCGGCCGTGCTGTATGTGCTCCGGTGCGTTGTCCCCGGCGAGTTGCCGTTGTGCGACGGGGTGCTGAAGCGAATCGAACTGGTTATCCCTCCGGGCTTGCTCGCGCCGCCTGCTGGCGACACCCCCGAGAACAGTCCAGCAGTGGTCGCTGGCAATGTTGAAACCAGCAATCGCGTGGTGGATGTCTTGCTCGGCGCGTTGGGCGTCGCCGCCGCATCCCAAGGCACGATGAACAACCTGCTGCTTGGCGATGAAACCTTTGGTTATTACGAAACCATCGGCGGTGGTGCCGGTGCAACGGCGACTCAAGCAGGTGCGGACGCCGTTCACACTCACATGACCAACACGCGAATCACGGACCCTGAGATCCTGGAATCACGATTGCCGATTCGCTTGTGGCGGTTTGCCATCCGTCGTGGCAGTGGAGGAGCAGGGCAAAACCGAGGCGGTGACGGAATGATTCGCGAAATGGAATTCCTTCGTCCACTGACGCTGTCTCTCATCACTTCCCGACGAACAACGCGTGCCTACGGGATTCAAGGCGGGCAACCAGGCCAATCCGGTCGACAAACCCTGATCCATCAATCCCAACGAACGGAACTCCCCTTCGCGACCAGCCGAGAAGTTGAGGCTGGCGATCGGTTGGTCATGGAAACGCCAGGCGGTGGCGGCTACGGCAAGGAACGGCCCGCCGACTGA
- a CDS encoding outer membrane protein assembly factor BamB family protein yields the protein MTRSTMAAVIFAGMLFATPGASKVALAQGLFDSRMQMGDAEFLPPPRSMRQIIRDAEEAIEQERYSDAVVRLGDLLLRSSDDPASEMMQDYYAPIASDAEEETDDQRVQPGQPLGNREGMLDRNGRPLDDEAAQAEELARLQSQLPRSLLDHVRDLIGGLPKEGLEIYELRYGPLAGKLLEDAGPKRDWKTVERVRRETFHTQAGYKASVLLAVREWMLGNPLACSLLLDDLVGQQRIVDQVGESVVTLHAIACARADRSIPTPTKYPQAFTSLFPTSEAVDEIAWKEWVLAQSESELVSAESLAENYPLLGGEVDRNGSGAGQMPLSNPRWMVESSASPRQERMIQEKTQQLKATGQLPPPSWTPLRVGDQLLMRTTQRLLGVDFRTGKRVWQYPWFAPPEATLTPDLADPMEEEEDPVDILVQRVWNDVPFGQISSDGQRVFMIDDLSKIEIERFSPFASRGMSSLANTLVALDLKTQGKLLWRLGKSESTPSALAEAFFLGPPLPFRGDLYVIAEIAGEVVLLCLDPADGSVQWQQVLVAVESGGIGADPVRRVAGAMPTYHNGMLICPTGAGATVAVNLVDRTIRWGNQIPRNQEFVHSIYRPNTRVSSNQLSRRWTHSLAIAEGTSVVVTPIECDRLQVLDVLTGRNRFTPRNRIRLAYVAGIQDGLFFVVGADEVSACSLQDGTEVWSTPPDLVRPGQRISGRGVFGNDRYYLPTTTDELIEISLQNGEVLQRRTVRFPLGNLIAIDGELISQSATMVAVAYGEQSLQPRVDALLQKDPDNFFALVRKAELLIEQEQRPRALGLLRRARELDPDNDEVIMLSVEAMLGSLRENPSDTSVDLDALMELIDQPEQRAELLVLQIKGAVAKPTSQIEHAKALGLLLDLSELVLRHPTLNRDMDAVFPNAARQFTVDDWISARVSQLVSSATEEDMVAMTQAVESLVSTRGNMDGATLMRTLQHFSPVVEATRGLRRDMAARALLMEDGFLAERLIWADTMTTDDALESLSNDRLLMLSKLYSKESWNLDRLAVGELLGQRLSETEPTGADTFIEDALQANPVRGRDYEMGEQWPRNVNLEWQSMRMPRSSMMMNDRRYAKTTHLMGRQLRGWNAMSDNMNSLALINPYGIHRAIPVEGFSGMRSFGKELTYSGSLMLLLTQSELIAIDLFRTLGANGEDPIRWRRTLGTDGQPVARRRSAATPFGNQIYRNMMVSATADNGDAQLILGPVLGDRLFLLQGTELICLDTVTGEERWRTTTEAVGTAIVHAEDRVMVVSRSQNQIESYDIHDGGLLETQKRTLGSVISSLGSHLLTVTQVNREANVPADVSEEMRASLEAAKEMLDPQLVELIDMRTGETVQFRVADTQNVNETAAYAEMSDGRYFTLLDHTGRATIWDLLSGREIADVMVPARQGLYGVSVMSIQDQMLILPRHRKPNRDLAATRSVAVSGGAAVQPITAMHAISTVDGSLRWSRSFDDAWGCTVEQPWVTPMLLMARAHLTVPGNGVRRRQMDVMGISVVDGKTLHEIERKETNSNTNVIESRVKLIPHRNTMLAEIQLELLTYTFSEEGSGDNVVPELTPQTDGEDDASEEADDTLE from the coding sequence ATGACTCGCTCGACAATGGCGGCGGTGATCTTCGCCGGAATGCTGTTTGCCACACCTGGGGCATCGAAAGTGGCCCTCGCTCAAGGCTTGTTCGATTCGCGGATGCAGATGGGGGATGCCGAGTTCTTGCCGCCCCCACGAAGCATGCGACAAATCATTCGCGATGCCGAAGAGGCGATCGAGCAAGAACGCTACAGCGACGCGGTCGTCCGACTGGGAGATCTTCTGCTGCGGTCAAGCGACGATCCTGCGTCGGAAATGATGCAGGACTATTACGCTCCGATCGCGTCGGATGCCGAGGAAGAAACCGACGACCAACGTGTGCAGCCAGGACAACCGCTTGGCAACCGAGAGGGAATGCTCGATCGCAATGGGCGGCCGTTGGATGACGAGGCCGCTCAAGCGGAAGAATTGGCGCGGTTGCAAAGTCAATTGCCTCGTAGCCTGCTGGACCATGTCCGTGACTTGATCGGTGGTCTCCCGAAAGAAGGCTTGGAGATTTACGAACTGCGGTACGGGCCTTTGGCTGGCAAGCTGCTGGAAGATGCCGGGCCGAAGCGAGATTGGAAAACGGTCGAACGCGTCCGACGCGAGACCTTCCACACCCAAGCCGGCTACAAAGCATCCGTCCTGTTGGCGGTTCGTGAGTGGATGCTTGGCAACCCGTTGGCCTGTTCGTTGTTGCTGGATGACCTGGTCGGTCAGCAACGCATCGTGGATCAAGTGGGCGAGTCGGTGGTGACCTTGCATGCGATTGCGTGTGCACGTGCGGATCGATCGATCCCGACGCCGACGAAGTATCCCCAGGCCTTCACTTCGTTGTTTCCAACCAGCGAAGCCGTTGATGAGATTGCCTGGAAGGAATGGGTGCTGGCACAGAGTGAATCTGAATTGGTGAGCGCGGAGTCTCTGGCGGAGAATTACCCGTTGTTGGGCGGTGAGGTGGATCGCAATGGTTCCGGTGCTGGGCAAATGCCGCTCAGCAATCCACGTTGGATGGTGGAATCGTCCGCCAGTCCGCGGCAGGAACGAATGATTCAGGAGAAGACTCAACAACTCAAAGCCACCGGGCAGTTGCCGCCTCCCTCTTGGACACCGTTGCGAGTGGGCGATCAGTTGCTGATGCGAACCACTCAGCGATTGTTGGGGGTCGATTTTCGGACGGGCAAACGAGTTTGGCAGTATCCGTGGTTCGCGCCGCCAGAAGCCACATTGACGCCGGACCTCGCCGATCCGATGGAGGAGGAAGAAGACCCCGTTGATATTCTCGTTCAACGTGTTTGGAACGATGTTCCGTTTGGGCAGATCTCGAGCGATGGCCAACGAGTCTTCATGATCGATGATCTGAGTAAAATCGAAATTGAACGGTTCAGTCCGTTTGCCAGTCGCGGCATGTCGTCACTCGCCAACACGTTGGTCGCGTTGGATCTCAAAACCCAAGGCAAGTTGCTGTGGCGACTGGGGAAGTCAGAGTCCACCCCTTCGGCCTTGGCCGAAGCGTTTTTCCTCGGCCCTCCACTTCCCTTTCGAGGTGACCTGTACGTGATCGCCGAGATCGCGGGTGAAGTGGTGCTGCTGTGCTTGGATCCCGCGGATGGATCGGTTCAATGGCAGCAGGTGTTGGTGGCCGTGGAATCAGGTGGGATTGGTGCTGATCCCGTCCGCCGAGTCGCCGGAGCGATGCCCACTTATCACAACGGAATGCTGATCTGCCCAACCGGGGCTGGCGCCACGGTCGCGGTCAATCTGGTTGACCGAACCATTCGTTGGGGCAACCAAATTCCACGAAATCAGGAATTTGTTCATAGTATCTACCGGCCAAACACCCGGGTCTCTTCGAATCAGTTGAGCCGCCGTTGGACGCACTCGCTGGCGATCGCAGAAGGCACCTCGGTGGTGGTCACTCCGATTGAGTGCGATCGATTGCAGGTTCTCGATGTGCTCACCGGACGCAATCGTTTCACGCCCCGAAATCGAATTCGTCTGGCTTACGTTGCAGGGATCCAAGACGGCCTCTTCTTTGTTGTCGGTGCCGATGAAGTGTCGGCGTGTTCGTTGCAAGACGGCACGGAGGTCTGGTCGACGCCGCCTGATTTGGTTCGACCAGGGCAACGCATTTCGGGCCGTGGTGTGTTTGGAAACGATCGCTATTACTTGCCCACCACCACCGACGAACTGATCGAAATTTCGCTGCAAAACGGTGAGGTGTTGCAGCGCCGGACGGTTCGTTTTCCGCTTGGGAACCTGATCGCAATCGATGGCGAGTTGATCTCCCAATCGGCCACGATGGTGGCGGTCGCTTACGGTGAACAATCGCTGCAGCCGCGTGTCGATGCGTTGCTCCAAAAGGATCCGGACAATTTCTTTGCCTTGGTTCGCAAAGCGGAGTTGTTGATCGAACAGGAGCAACGTCCCCGAGCACTGGGCCTGCTTCGACGAGCTCGGGAATTGGATCCTGACAACGATGAAGTGATCATGTTGTCGGTGGAAGCCATGCTGGGAAGTCTTCGCGAAAATCCGAGCGATACCAGTGTCGACTTGGATGCCCTGATGGAGTTGATTGACCAACCCGAGCAACGGGCGGAACTGTTGGTGCTGCAGATCAAGGGGGCGGTCGCGAAACCCACTTCGCAGATCGAGCATGCGAAGGCGTTGGGGCTGTTGCTGGATTTATCCGAGTTGGTGCTGCGTCATCCAACGCTCAATCGTGACATGGACGCTGTCTTTCCCAATGCGGCTCGTCAGTTCACGGTCGATGATTGGATCAGCGCTCGGGTGTCGCAGTTGGTTTCCTCTGCTACCGAAGAAGACATGGTGGCAATGACGCAAGCCGTGGAGTCATTGGTTTCGACGCGAGGGAACATGGACGGGGCCACGTTGATGCGGACGCTGCAGCATTTCTCACCGGTCGTCGAGGCGACGCGAGGTTTGCGACGAGACATGGCCGCGCGAGCATTGTTGATGGAAGACGGCTTCCTGGCCGAGCGTTTGATTTGGGCGGACACCATGACGACGGATGATGCCTTGGAGTCGTTGAGCAACGATCGTCTGTTGATGCTGTCGAAGCTGTACAGCAAAGAATCGTGGAACCTGGATCGATTGGCGGTGGGAGAACTGCTGGGCCAACGTTTGAGCGAGACGGAACCCACTGGTGCGGACACGTTCATTGAGGACGCGCTGCAAGCCAATCCCGTTCGAGGTCGCGACTACGAGATGGGCGAACAGTGGCCTCGAAACGTTAACTTGGAATGGCAATCGATGCGAATGCCTCGTTCCAGCATGATGATGAACGACCGTCGTTACGCGAAGACGACTCATCTGATGGGGCGTCAACTCCGCGGTTGGAATGCGATGAGTGACAACATGAACTCCTTGGCACTGATCAATCCTTACGGGATTCATCGGGCGATCCCGGTCGAGGGTTTCTCGGGGATGCGATCGTTTGGAAAAGAACTGACCTACAGCGGCAGCCTGATGCTGTTGCTGACTCAATCGGAACTGATCGCCATTGATTTGTTTCGAACGTTGGGTGCCAATGGCGAGGACCCCATTCGTTGGCGACGAACTCTGGGAACCGATGGCCAACCGGTTGCCAGGCGGCGGAGTGCGGCAACTCCGTTTGGAAATCAGATCTATCGCAACATGATGGTTTCGGCGACGGCGGACAACGGGGATGCTCAGTTGATCCTGGGACCGGTTTTGGGGGATCGATTGTTTCTGTTGCAGGGAACAGAACTGATTTGCTTGGACACGGTGACGGGGGAAGAGCGTTGGCGGACGACAACCGAAGCCGTTGGGACCGCGATCGTGCATGCGGAGGATCGGGTGATGGTCGTCAGTCGGTCGCAGAACCAAATCGAAAGCTATGACATCCACGATGGCGGTTTGCTGGAGACCCAGAAACGGACGCTGGGATCGGTGATCTCGTCACTGGGGTCCCATCTGTTGACGGTGACACAGGTGAACAGAGAAGCCAATGTGCCTGCCGATGTGAGCGAAGAAATGCGAGCCAGCCTGGAGGCAGCCAAGGAGATGCTCGACCCTCAGTTGGTCGAACTGATCGACATGAGAACGGGAGAAACGGTCCAGTTCCGAGTCGCAGACACTCAAAACGTGAACGAAACGGCGGCCTACGCGGAAATGTCCGACGGTCGCTACTTCACGCTGTTGGATCACACCGGCCGGGCAACGATTTGGGATTTGCTATCCGGACGCGAAATCGCGGATGTCATGGTGCCTGCTCGGCAGGGGCTGTACGGGGTTTCGGTGATGTCGATCCAAGATCAAATGTTGATTCTGCCCCGACACCGAAAACCCAATCGAGATTTGGCTGCGACGCGTTCGGTGGCGGTTTCGGGTGGTGCGGCGGTTCAACCAATCACTGCGATGCATGCGATCTCAACCGTGGATGGATCGCTGCGTTGGAGTCGTTCGTTTGACGATGCCTGGGGATGCACGGTGGAGCAACCGTGGGTCACTCCGATGCTGCTGATGGCTCGGGCGCACTTGACCGTGCCCGGCAATGGCGTGCGTCGTCGGCAAATGGATGTGATGGGGATCAGCGTCGTCGATGGCAAGACGTTGCACGAGATCGAACGCAAGGAAACGAACAGCAACACCAATGTGATTGAGAGTCGCGTGAAGCTGATTCCACATCGCAACACGATGCTGGCGGAGATTCAATTGGAACTGTTGACGTACACGTTCAGTGAGGAGGGATCCGGTGACAACGTGGTTCCTGAGCTCACCCCACAAACCGATGGTGAGGACGACGCGAGCGAGGAAGCCGACGACACGCTGGAATGA
- a CDS encoding FtsX-like permease family protein codes for MSRSTPLAWKNLVGNPARLCVAAAGVGFAAVLMFTQNGFRNALLDSPVRLIEVVDCELVAISPARYMLPVDERFPRSLLRRVKADPAVADVQALLIERTMARVRVEGSPARPIRVISVPDSSLYPAAMSEDASRPWLTLPGLDEHRDQLRQRATALVDRKTRSEYGFQFKASGQPADQRIELSKRSIELVGSFTLGTDFANEGSLLIAESSFANYFPQRGYGKPLETVDLGLIRLHDGASPEQAAQRLTNMARGQWEVLTRQQIRDREQTFWSEQTPIGMIFLIGTLMGFAVGVIICYQILFTNLQDAMSEYATLKAMGYPNRFFVGLVVRQSVYLSVLGFIPAVLIALALFQGLESLTGLPMALTLTRAGSVLALTTLMCLISGLLALRKLVRADPASLF; via the coding sequence ATGAGTCGAAGCACCCCCCTGGCCTGGAAGAATTTGGTCGGCAACCCGGCACGTTTGTGCGTGGCGGCGGCAGGGGTGGGTTTTGCGGCGGTGCTGATGTTCACGCAGAATGGGTTCCGCAACGCGTTGCTGGACAGTCCGGTGCGGTTGATCGAGGTGGTGGACTGCGAATTGGTCGCGATCAGTCCGGCTCGATACATGCTGCCGGTGGATGAACGATTCCCGCGGTCTTTGCTTCGCCGTGTGAAGGCGGATCCCGCGGTCGCGGACGTGCAAGCCTTGTTGATCGAACGAACGATGGCCCGGGTGCGGGTCGAGGGCAGTCCTGCGAGACCGATCCGAGTGATCTCGGTACCGGACTCGAGTTTGTATCCTGCGGCCATGTCCGAGGACGCGTCGCGACCGTGGTTGACTCTCCCGGGCCTGGATGAACACCGTGATCAACTCCGACAGCGAGCGACCGCACTGGTCGATCGCAAGACGCGGTCAGAATACGGATTTCAATTCAAAGCGTCGGGGCAACCGGCCGACCAACGAATCGAGTTGTCCAAGCGATCGATCGAACTGGTCGGTTCCTTCACCTTGGGCACCGACTTTGCCAATGAAGGGTCGTTGTTGATCGCGGAGTCTTCGTTCGCGAACTATTTCCCTCAGCGTGGTTATGGCAAGCCGCTTGAGACCGTGGATCTGGGGCTGATCCGCTTGCATGACGGTGCTTCGCCGGAGCAAGCCGCTCAACGATTGACGAACATGGCCAGGGGCCAGTGGGAAGTCCTCACGCGGCAGCAAATTCGAGATCGCGAGCAGACATTCTGGAGCGAGCAGACACCGATTGGGATGATCTTTCTGATCGGCACGCTGATGGGATTCGCGGTTGGAGTCATCATTTGCTATCAAATTCTGTTCACCAATTTGCAAGACGCGATGTCGGAATACGCCACGCTGAAGGCGATGGGGTATCCCAACCGGTTCTTTGTGGGGTTGGTGGTCCGGCAGTCGGTTTATTTGTCGGTTCTGGGGTTCATCCCCGCGGTGCTGATCGCGTTGGCATTGTTCCAGGGGCTGGAATCACTGACGGGGCTGCCAATGGCGTTGACGCTGACTCGGGCGGGTTCTGTGCTGGCCCTGACCACCTTGATGTGTCTGATCAGCGGGTTGCTGGCACTGCGGAAATTGGTGCGTGCGGATCCGGCCAGCCTGTTTTGA
- the nrdR gene encoding transcriptional regulator NrdR, translated as MRCPFCHSDNDKVQDSRTAEAGYVVRRKRLCQTCQRRFTTLEQIDALNVRVVKSDETREPFDREKIKRGIERACSKRAVTSDEIEKTVQKIEEAIYAEFDMEIPTATIGEVVLRKLATLDEVAYIRFASVYRDFDDAKDFLQIVSNLQRDAQLDGR; from the coding sequence ATGCGTTGCCCGTTCTGTCATTCCGATAACGACAAAGTCCAAGATTCACGGACGGCCGAGGCCGGGTATGTGGTTCGGCGGAAACGGTTGTGCCAAACGTGCCAGCGGCGTTTCACCACCTTGGAACAAATCGATGCTCTGAATGTTCGCGTGGTCAAAAGTGACGAAACGCGAGAACCGTTTGATCGAGAGAAGATCAAACGCGGGATCGAGCGGGCGTGTTCCAAGCGGGCCGTGACCAGCGACGAAATCGAAAAGACCGTTCAGAAAATCGAAGAGGCGATTTACGCCGAATTTGACATGGAAATTCCCACCGCGACGATCGGCGAAGTGGTGCTGCGGAAACTCGCGACGCTAGACGAGGTGGCTTACATCCGGTTCGCTAGCGTTTACCGAGATTTTGACGACGCGAAAGATTTTCTGCAGATCGTTTCGAACCTGCAGCGTGACGCTCAGCTGGACGGTCGCTGA